One part of the Anser cygnoides isolate HZ-2024a breed goose chromosome 9, Taihu_goose_T2T_genome, whole genome shotgun sequence genome encodes these proteins:
- the SSR3 gene encoding translocon-associated protein subunit gamma — protein sequence MAPRGGPGGRQQSEEDLLLQDFSRNLSAKSSALFFGNAFIVSAIPIWLYWRIWHMDLVQSAVLYSVMTLISTYLVAFAYKNVKFVLKHKVAQKREDAVSKEVTRKLSEADNRKMSRKEKDERILWKKNEVADYEATTFSIFYNNTLFLVLVIIASFFVLKNFNPTVNYILSISASSGLIALLSTGSK from the exons ATGGCGCCcaggggcggccccggcgggcggCAGCAGTCGGAGgaggacctgctgctgcaggacttCAGCCGCAACCTCTCGGCCAAGTCCTCCGCGCTCTTCTTCGGCAACGCATTCATCGTCTCCGCCATCCCCATCT GGCTTTACTGGAGGATATGGCACATGGATCTCGTCCAGTCCGCCGTGCTGTACAGCGTGATGACCCTCATCAGCACCTACCTCGTGGCCTTCGCCTACAAGAACGTCAAGTTTGTGCTCAAGCACAA GGTggcacagaaaagagaagacgCTGTTTCCAAAGAAGTCACTCGTAAGCTTTCTGAGGCAGACAACAGGAAGATGTCCCGTAAGGAGAAGGATGAAAG aattctgtggaagaaaaatgaagttgcaGATTACGAAGCAACAACCTTTTCCATCTTCTACAACAACACCCTCTTCCTGGTCTTGGTCATCATTGCTTCGTTTTTTGTGCTGAAGAACTTCAACCCCACCGT AAACTATATCCTTTCTATAAGTGCTTCGTCTGGACTGATCGCCCTGCTATCCACAGGATCCAAGTAG